The Caulifigura coniformis genome includes a region encoding these proteins:
- a CDS encoding HAD family hydrolase yields the protein MQALIFDLDGTLIDTVYAHVLAWQRALTEGGIRVSAWRVHRRIGMSGGLFVRALAREIDREISREEAKALQERHSALFLEYLPERDPLPGAIELLKALRKGKVPFGIATSGRRPDINKSLEALELPDDVVVIERGDVAKAKPDPDLFLACQKKMNVDASEWFVVGDAVWDLMAARRAGMLGVGVLSGGYGEDELAKAGAFRVYRDAADLHRSLDDLGVRL from the coding sequence ATGCAAGCCCTCATCTTTGACCTCGATGGAACCCTGATCGACACGGTTTACGCCCACGTCCTCGCGTGGCAGCGCGCGCTCACGGAGGGAGGAATCCGGGTGAGCGCCTGGCGCGTCCACCGCCGGATCGGCATGAGCGGCGGACTGTTCGTCCGGGCCCTCGCCCGGGAAATCGACCGCGAGATTTCCCGCGAGGAAGCGAAGGCCCTGCAGGAACGGCACAGCGCGCTCTTTCTCGAATACCTCCCCGAACGCGACCCGCTGCCCGGCGCCATCGAACTCCTCAAAGCTCTCCGCAAAGGGAAAGTTCCGTTCGGCATCGCCACGTCAGGACGCCGGCCCGACATCAACAAATCGCTCGAAGCACTCGAATTGCCCGACGACGTCGTCGTCATCGAACGCGGGGACGTGGCCAAGGCCAAGCCCGATCCCGACCTGTTCCTCGCCTGCCAGAAGAAGATGAATGTCGACGCCAGTGAATGGTTTGTCGTCGGCGACGCCGTCTGGGACCTCATGGCCGCACGCCGCGCAGGAATGCTCGGAGTCGGCGTTCTCAGCGGCGGGTACGGAGAAGATGAACTCGCCAAGGCCGGCGCGTTCCGCGTCTATCGCGACGCGGCCGACCTCCATCGCTCTCTCGATGACCTCGGCGTGCGACTCTGA
- a CDS encoding tyrosine-type recombinase/integrase, which translates to MNRSLREGEITFALLVADMQGGRNGCAVEGRSLRGITATMGCRLATTDQGEDGAARSTKEFANLILACELMGCRASELAKLQISDIDFDAGTVRQPPGIGRVEMTYRLSGLLREAVGDRTDGAVFLSKKGNRWSRPQIGKSFREGRERAGLPDDIVV; encoded by the coding sequence GTGAACAGAAGTCTTCGCGAGGGCGAGATCACTTTTGCGTTGCTTGTGGCCGATATGCAGGGAGGACGAAACGGCTGTGCGGTCGAGGGTAGATCGCTCCGCGGCATCACCGCCACGATGGGCTGCAGGCTGGCGACGACAGATCAGGGCGAGGACGGTGCCGCCAGGTCGACGAAGGAATTCGCGAACCTGATCCTGGCATGCGAGCTGATGGGCTGCCGGGCAAGTGAACTGGCAAAGCTCCAGATCAGCGACATCGACTTCGACGCTGGCACGGTTCGACAACCACCTGGGATCGGCCGTGTGGAGATGACCTATCGGCTCTCAGGCCTCCTGAGGGAGGCCGTAGGCGATCGGACGGACGGAGCTGTGTTCCTCTCGAAGAAGGGCAACCGTTGGAGCCGACCGCAGATCGGCAAGTCATTTCGAGAAGGCCGCGAACGGGCCGGCCTGCCCGACGACATCGTGGTGTGA
- a CDS encoding SOS response-associated peptidase yields MCARYNLRMSPAKLAQVFVTVREIEFRQRFNISPTQTVVAIRQEDGKRVPANLRWGLVPMWSKDPKSGPPLINARGETVAEKPAFRSAFKKRRCLIPATGFYEWRTEGKAKLPFNIHLPKDEPFAFAGLWECWDKGAEPLESCTIITTESTGDMAKLHDRQPVILHRNEWDVWLDPDLQEPEPLEAMIRPWDGKLVFDSIDPAINSSRNEGEQFFKPGTEKL; encoded by the coding sequence ATGTGCGCCCGATACAACCTCCGGATGTCACCCGCGAAGCTGGCCCAGGTCTTCGTCACGGTCCGGGAGATCGAGTTCCGCCAGCGGTTCAACATCAGCCCGACGCAGACGGTCGTGGCGATCCGCCAGGAGGATGGGAAACGGGTTCCGGCCAATCTCCGCTGGGGACTGGTCCCGATGTGGTCAAAGGACCCGAAGTCCGGCCCGCCGCTCATCAACGCCCGTGGCGAGACCGTCGCCGAGAAGCCGGCGTTCCGGTCAGCCTTCAAGAAACGCCGCTGCCTGATCCCGGCGACCGGCTTCTACGAATGGCGGACCGAGGGGAAAGCCAAGCTCCCGTTCAATATCCACCTGCCCAAAGACGAACCGTTCGCCTTCGCCGGCCTGTGGGAGTGCTGGGACAAGGGCGCCGAGCCCCTCGAGTCCTGCACGATCATCACGACGGAATCGACGGGCGACATGGCGAAACTGCACGACCGTCAGCCCGTCATCCTGCACCGCAACGAATGGGACGTGTGGCTGGATCCCGACCTGCAGGAGCCGGAGCCGCTGGAGGCGATGATTCGCCCGTGGGACGGGAAGCTGGTATTCGATTCGATCGACCCGGCGATCAACAGCAGCCGGAATGAGGGCGAGCAGTTCTTTAAGCCTGGGACGGAGAAGCTGTAA
- a CDS encoding YoaK family protein: protein MSAAISVRSRCTRFDVASWLLLAGAAGAVNGFAFVMCRQYVTHISGTFTQIGLESNRLELAAKSAALVLSFILGAFTSSLAFRGASGATRRQSWTIPLLVVATLLIALAVTGRSGAFGTFGTEATLDIRVVVLLAVLSYAMGLQNAVVTLATDPAVRTTHVTGPATELGIQLGAAVRASGRERREAVRAASLRAGKIFTFALGAALSMPLARSTGYLALLEPAFCIILATLIGGRSRGPGLTVVDLQAA, encoded by the coding sequence ATGAGCGCGGCGATTTCTGTACGAAGCAGGTGCACCCGATTCGATGTCGCCAGTTGGCTCTTGCTTGCCGGCGCGGCCGGTGCGGTGAACGGGTTTGCATTCGTGATGTGTAGGCAGTACGTCACGCATATCAGCGGGACGTTTACCCAGATCGGCCTGGAATCGAATCGTCTGGAACTCGCAGCGAAATCCGCGGCGCTCGTCCTCAGCTTCATTCTTGGGGCGTTCACGTCGTCCCTGGCCTTTCGCGGCGCGAGTGGAGCCACGCGGCGTCAATCCTGGACGATTCCCCTACTGGTCGTGGCGACGCTGCTGATCGCACTGGCAGTCACCGGGCGGTCCGGAGCCTTTGGAACCTTTGGAACAGAAGCCACGCTGGACATCCGGGTCGTCGTCCTCCTGGCTGTGCTTTCGTATGCGATGGGTCTGCAGAACGCCGTCGTTACGCTGGCCACTGATCCGGCGGTCCGAACGACGCATGTGACCGGTCCTGCGACGGAACTCGGAATCCAGTTGGGGGCAGCGGTGCGTGCATCTGGTCGTGAGCGGAGGGAGGCGGTCCGTGCCGCATCCCTGCGGGCGGGCAAGATTTTCACGTTCGCTCTGGGGGCCGCCCTGTCGATGCCACTGGCCAGATCAACGGGCTACCTGGCTCTTTTGGAACCGGCATTCTGCATCATCCTTGCGACGTTGATCGGTGGCAGGAGCCGCGGCCCGGGACTGACGGTTGTCGATCTGCAGGCCGCTTGA
- the recO gene encoding DNA repair protein RecO, giving the protein MSTEKADALVIRLADFSESSKVVTLFTRQQGKVAGLAKGAKRLRGPFEAALDLLSECRVVFIRKSSGALDLLTEAQLIRRFQPAGRDLNALYGGYYVAELLDGLTEVHDPHPDLYDAAIAALAGLAEGSEPRIPILQFELQLLSEIGQLPDFEACSVCHRPIVVGEQSRYWVSQGSLLCTECGRPEYQHTEMHSGTIALLRTLLESKGSLASRLTIAPQQFRELRRLLTAAISHVLERRPKMLSMLKF; this is encoded by the coding sequence ATGTCTACCGAGAAAGCAGATGCCCTGGTGATCCGGCTGGCCGACTTCAGCGAGTCGAGCAAGGTGGTGACGCTCTTCACGCGCCAGCAGGGGAAAGTGGCAGGACTTGCCAAAGGGGCCAAGCGTTTGAGGGGTCCGTTTGAGGCTGCTCTTGACCTGCTTTCAGAATGCCGCGTAGTTTTCATCCGCAAGTCATCCGGTGCGTTGGACTTACTGACAGAAGCCCAGCTCATCAGGCGATTTCAGCCCGCAGGTCGAGACCTGAACGCACTTTACGGCGGCTATTACGTCGCCGAATTGCTGGATGGTCTGACTGAGGTTCACGATCCCCATCCCGACTTATACGACGCGGCCATCGCCGCCCTCGCCGGTCTGGCGGAAGGCAGCGAACCGCGGATTCCCATCCTGCAGTTCGAGCTCCAGTTACTTTCGGAGATCGGACAGCTCCCTGACTTTGAAGCCTGCAGCGTCTGCCACCGGCCGATCGTTGTGGGAGAACAATCGCGGTACTGGGTTTCGCAAGGGTCACTGTTGTGCACCGAATGCGGCCGACCTGAATACCAGCACACAGAGATGCATTCCGGAACGATTGCCCTGCTCCGAACGCTCCTCGAATCGAAAGGTTCCCTGGCGTCGCGGCTGACGATTGCTCCGCAGCAGTTTCGAGAGTTACGGCGTCTGCTGACCGCCGCCATCAGCCATGTGCTGGAGCGTCGGCCGAAGATGCTGTCGATGTTGAAATTCTGA